AAGAGCCAGACTTCTTCTTCCAGCCCAACAGTTGGGATCCCGCTGGCTTTGCACGCTCTGGAATGGGGAATTTTCTGGTCGCATCTTTTTGCCGGACTCGGGTGCCGGGTCGTTTTCAGTCCGCGGACCGACACAAAACTGGCATTGAGCGGCGTTGAAAGCATGACGGCGGAAACCTGTTTTCCCGTGAAGGTATTCCACGGGCACGTGCGTTATCTGATGGAACGGACCGACTACCTTTTTCTGCCCAACGTCATCACCATGCCGGCGCCCGAACCCCATGAGAGCGGTTTTTTCTGTCCTCTGGTGGAGAGCTCGCAGTACATGGTAAAGGCTGCCCTGACGATCCCCGACCACCGTTTGATTCGGCCGACGCTCTACTTGAAAGACGGCCCGCGAAACCTCGTAGAGCCCTTTCTGAAGAGCTTGCCGAAACAGCTCAGCCCCAATCCATCACATTTGGAACAGATCATAGCCGCGGCGTGGAAGGCTCAAGATGACTTCCGTAAAGAACTGCTTCGCCGTGGCCGGGCATTTATCGAACAGATCCCGCCGGACGAACCCCTTTGGATCATTACGGGCCGGCCTTACAACCTGCACGATGAAAGATTGAACCTCCAGCTGGGGAGGCATCTCGCCAAGCTAGGGATCAAAGCCCTGCCCCAGGATTACCTGGATCTGGATTCCGAAGATCTGAAGGATTTTCCCAAAATGTATTGGGGCCTCGGCGCAAAGATCCTGCGGGCGGCCAAGAAAATCGCCCGTACCCCCAACTGGTATGGCGTACACCTCACCAATTTCAGTTGTGGAGCGGATTCTTTCATCGAACACTTTTATCGGCACATTTTAAAGGAAAAACCCGCTCTTATCCTGGAACTGGACGAACACAGCGCGGTAGCGGGAATCCTGACCCGGGTGGAAGCTTACCGGAATGTCGTAAAAAATCTTCAGGAGCGGTCGAGCACACGCAGCTGCCGTGCGGAAGAAAACCTTTGCGTCCCCAAAACAGGAGGAGATGCGGTATGGAATCTGTAACCCTCTCACCTGCTCCCCCATCGTCTTTCCATCGTCTGGATGTCGGAGTAAAACCTTCCGACGTTTCAGGGAAAACCCTCCTGATCCCGGAAATGGCTCCTTTTGGATCGCATTTGATCGCGGCATGTTTCCGCGCTATGGGCACAGATGCGGTCGTAATGGAAACCTACAAGGGGGTGAATCTGGGAAGAGAATTCACATCGGGCAAGGAATGTTTTCCCTGCCAGGTCACTTTGGGCGATATTCTACACCATCTTCGCAAGGAGAAGGAACGCCTCGGGCCCGCCTTCTCCCCAGAACAATATGTTTATTTTCTCCCCGAAGCCGACGGACCGTGCCGCTTCGGAATGTACAACAAACTGCAGCGTTTGATTCTGGATCGCTTTGAAGAATTCAAGGAGGTCCCCATTGTCTATCTGTCTACGGAGGATGCTTATTCCACGGGGAGCATTATGCCGCCCGAACGGGCTTCAGCATTCCGGAGACTCAGTTATGTGGCTATTATCATTGCCGATGTATTGGACCGGACCGTCTGGAGAGTCCGTCCCTACGAGTGGCGTCCGGGGATGACCGACGAATTCATGAAAAAAGCCCTGGAAGCCATGGTTTCAATGATTGAAACGGTGGGAGCTGACCTCAACTTCAAGAAGATGTACCGGATGCTGGAAGATATTGTCGCCACAGCGGCTTCCTTCATCGATCCACATCAACCGAGACGCCCCCGCATCGGCATTGTCGGAGAAATTTACCTGCGCAGCCATCCGGATTCCAACCAAAATATCGTGCGACAACTGGAACGCTTCGGTGCGGAAGTGGTGGACGCATCCATTGGAGAATGGATCAACTTCATTACTTTCGTTCAGGCCAGAAAGCTCCAACGCCAATGGAAACTGGCCCAAAAGATCCGCGACCACAAAGCGATGCGGCAGATTTCACG
This region of Desulforhabdus amnigena genomic DNA includes:
- a CDS encoding CoA activase, which codes for MESVTLSPAPPSSFHRLDVGVKPSDVSGKTLLIPEMAPFGSHLIAACFRAMGTDAVVMETYKGVNLGREFTSGKECFPCQVTLGDILHHLRKEKERLGPAFSPEQYVYFLPEADGPCRFGMYNKLQRLILDRFEEFKEVPIVYLSTEDAYSTGSIMPPERASAFRRLSYVAIIIADVLDRTVWRVRPYEWRPGMTDEFMKKALEAMVSMIETVGADLNFKKMYRMLEDIVATAASFIDPHQPRRPRIGIVGEIYLRSHPDSNQNIVRQLERFGAEVVDASIGEWINFITFVQARKLQRQWKLAQKIRDHKAMRQISRQWLANRIEILYQSRRQNQVYRCALKHLDIEADHTIRSIERRLDRNRLYSFDIGTEAALSIGGALEYVHHGFDGIVNVFPFTCMPSTICTAVLKPLLHKMKVPYIDAPYDGGIQPNREVALRTFAYQARQHLASRKTGQTLRH